The genomic region GCGCTGGAGGGTGCCGAGTTCGGTGTGACATCGAATGCGATCTGCCCCGGCTATGTCTGGACGCCGCTTGTGGAGCAGCAGCTCGACGCCCAGGCGAAGTCGCACAATATCGCGCGCGACGCGGTGATCCGCGACGTGTTTCTCAAGAACCAGCCAACCAAACGGTTCGCGACGGTCGAGGAAATGGGCGCACTCAGCGTCTTCCTCTGCTGCGATCTCGCAGGCTCCATCACCGGCACGACCATTCCCGTCGATGGTGGCTGGACGGCGCATTGAAAATCTCAACACGAACAAATCGGGGAACGAGAACCATGAACAAGCACGCAGGTGTGAAGACAATAATCGCCGACAGCGCGGTTGTCGCCTCCTCTGAGCGAGAGCCGCGTATGCTCAATCTGGCGCTCCAGGGCGGAGGCGCGCATGGCGCGTTCACCTGGGGCGTGCTCGACCGGCTGCTCGACGAACCGAACCTCTCCTTCGAAGGCATTGTCGCAACCAGCGCCGGCGCGATGAATGCCGCTGTGCTGGCCTATGGCCTGGCTGAAGGCGGGCGAAGTGGGGCGCAGACCGCGCTCGCCAATTTCTGGCGGCGCGTCAGCCATGCATCGGCATCCGGGCCTTTGCAGCCGACGATCTTCGACAAGATAACCGGATCTCGGGCGCTGGAATTCTCGCCGGCCTTCATGATGTTCGACATCGTAACGCGGCTGATGTCGCCTTACCAGTTCAACCCGTTCAACTTCAATCCGCTCAGGCAGGTGCTGGAACAATCGGTCGACATGAATGCGATCCGGATGGCGCGCTGCCCGGTGAAGCTCAGCATCTGCGCCACCAATGTCCGGACCGGCAAGGTCAAAGTGTTCGGCAATGACGAGCTGTCGATCGATGCCATCATGGCTTCGGCCTGTCTGCCTTTCCTGTTTCAGGCGGTCGAGATCGAGGGCGAATCCTATTGGGATGGCGGCTACATGGGCAATCCGGCGATCTTTCCGCTGATCTATGGCTGCGACACGCCGGATGTGCTGGTGGTCCATATCAATCCGATCGAGCGGGCCGAAGTGCCGCGCACGGCCTCCGAGATCCTGAACCGCATCAACGAGATCAGCTTCAATTCGTCGCTGCTGCGGGAAATGCGGGCGGTGGCATTCGTCACCGATCTGGTCGATGCCGCCCCGGAAAATTCCAGGAACCTGAAACGCATCTTCGTGCATGGCATTTCCGATGACGAGACGATGAAGAGCCTTTCCGTGTCGAGCAAGCTCAATGCCGATTGGGGGGCGTTGGTCGATCTGCGCGACCGCGGCCGGGAATGCACCGACATGTGGCTGCTCGCCAACTACCAGGACATCGGCAAACGATCGACAGTCGACATTCGCGAACGATATCTCTGATTCTACGAGGAGTTCCCTCCGCGTCGCCGGTTCCGGTCCGCGCTCGTTCCCTCGCGGTACGCCACCTCCCCCCGTCGTCCGCGGGGGTTATTTTTTGCCTTCTCGCCAGCCGCCGCCGCGCATAGCGCCAGCCTATGAAAACCATGCCGCAACAGCATTTCAAACATCGCCGGCAATGCGGGAAAGTAATTCCAGTCAAGCCGGAAACCGGTTTGATCTAACTCAACCAGGAGACATTTCCATGAACTCGACCCGCATCCTCATCGGCTCCGCCCTTGCCGCCATCACCTCCATGGCTTCCTCCAGCGCCTTTGCCGGCCCTGCCGCACAGCCCGAATTCTCGTTCGAGAAGTGCTACGGCGTCGTCAAGGCCGGCCTCAACGATTGCCAGACGGCCACCCATTCCTGCGCTGGCACCTCGACGGCCGACAACCAGGGTGATGCCTGGGTCTACGTGCCGGCCGGCACCTGCGCCAAGATTTCAGGCGGCGCGATCGAACCCAAGGTCTGAGGCCCTTCCGAGCTTCATTCAACCCATATGAAGGAGTGACCAATGTCCAAGATATTTCCCAATCTTCCAGTACCGGATGCCGCGGGCATTGGTCTGCGCTCCCCGCATATTTCCGATATGATCTCCCGCCGGCCTTCGGCGGGATGGCTGGAGGTCCATGCTGAAAACTACATGGGCGATTCCGCCGCCGTCGATGCTTTGGAAAACTTACGCGAGACCTATCCGTTGTCGGTGCACGGCGTCGGTCTCTCACTGGGCAGCGCTTCGGGCCTTGATCGGGACCATCTGGAACGGTTGCGGAGCGTGTGCATCCGGTTTCAGCCAGGATTGGTCTCGGAACATCTGGCCTGGAGCGTTGCCGACGGCGCCTATCTCAACGATCTCCTGCCGCTCCGTTATGACGACGATGCGCTCGATATCGTCGCGGCCAATGTCGACCAGTTGCAGGACAGGCTGCAGCGCCGCGTCTTCATCGAAAACCTATCGGCCTATATCGCCTTCGCCAATTCCACGATGACCGAGGCGCAATTCCTCGCCGAACTTGTCAAGCGCACCGGTTGCGGCCTGCTGCTCGACGTCAATAATGTCTATGTCTCGGCCTGCAATCTCGATTTCGACGCCAAGGCCTTCATCGACAACCTGCCCGCCGATGCCATCGGCGAAATCCATCTCGCCGGCCACGCGGTCAACGAGGTCGAAGGCGACATCGTGCTGATCGACGATCACGGCTCGCGCGTGCCACCGGCCGTCTGGTCGCTCTATGCGCATGTGCTGCGCAAGATCGGCCCGCGCCCGACGCTGATTGAATGGGACACGGAGGTTCCCGCGCTCGATGTGCTGCTCGGCGAAGCAATGTGGGCCGACATGATGGCCGCCTCGATCGGTTTCGAGAAGCGTGGCGCGCCGCAGATCGCCCAGCAGCCGGACCGCCGGTTCCACGGCATCGAGCTGCCCTCCACGAGCAATCTCGCACGCGGCGCCATGCCTGCGATCTCGGCCTTGACCACGATCACACCGTCGGTTTTCGCGAGCAACTCCGTCACACGGAGGGCGCGTTATGCTGTCTGAACTCGAACTGCAGCACGCCGTCGCGGATGCTATTCTTAACCGTCGAGGGCCGGATCTCGGCCCCTCATTCGATACGGGCGGCCGCTTCGATCCGATGCGCCGCTTCAACATCTACCGCAACAACACATTCGCATCGCTGAGCGCCACGCTCGTGTCCGTCTTCCCTGTTGGCGTCAGCCTGATTGGAGAGCGGTATTTCCGCCATATTGCCGCGAGCTTCATTCGCGTGAGCCCGCCGT from Rhizobium sp. BT03 harbors:
- a CDS encoding DUF692 domain-containing protein; translated protein: MSKIFPNLPVPDAAGIGLRSPHISDMISRRPSAGWLEVHAENYMGDSAAVDALENLRETYPLSVHGVGLSLGSASGLDRDHLERLRSVCIRFQPGLVSEHLAWSVADGAYLNDLLPLRYDDDALDIVAANVDQLQDRLQRRVFIENLSAYIAFANSTMTEAQFLAELVKRTGCGLLLDVNNVYVSACNLDFDAKAFIDNLPADAIGEIHLAGHAVNEVEGDIVLIDDHGSRVPPAVWSLYAHVLRKIGPRPTLIEWDTEVPALDVLLGEAMWADMMAASIGFEKRGAPQIAQQPDRRFHGIELPSTSNLARGAMPAISALTTITPSVFASNSVTRRARYAV
- a CDS encoding DUF2282 domain-containing protein, with product MNSTRILIGSALAAITSMASSSAFAGPAAQPEFSFEKCYGVVKAGLNDCQTATHSCAGTSTADNQGDAWVYVPAGTCAKISGGAIEPKV
- a CDS encoding patatin-like phospholipase family protein is translated as MNKHAGVKTIIADSAVVASSEREPRMLNLALQGGGAHGAFTWGVLDRLLDEPNLSFEGIVATSAGAMNAAVLAYGLAEGGRSGAQTALANFWRRVSHASASGPLQPTIFDKITGSRALEFSPAFMMFDIVTRLMSPYQFNPFNFNPLRQVLEQSVDMNAIRMARCPVKLSICATNVRTGKVKVFGNDELSIDAIMASACLPFLFQAVEIEGESYWDGGYMGNPAIFPLIYGCDTPDVLVVHINPIERAEVPRTASEILNRINEISFNSSLLREMRAVAFVTDLVDAAPENSRNLKRIFVHGISDDETMKSLSVSSKLNADWGALVDLRDRGRECTDMWLLANYQDIGKRSTVDIRERYL